The genomic segment TAATGCTGTTAATTTTGCTTGCGTTCGCATGCTTCTAAGACCATACCCTCTGGCACGATCCATCCCATGAAATCTTTTCATTTCACCATTTTTCCATTCATGACTTGCTCGTTTCTTGTACTTTTCTAAAAACCCAGGCATCTTGGCTCGCTGGCTATATTCGTAAAATTCCGGGGTGTTCAAACCTAATAACAGCTTATTTGCTATATTGCTTCCATTTATACAATTTTTCCGGTTCGGGCAGTTACGGCAGGCTTCTTTTTCAAATTTGTATTCTAAAAACTGTCGCCCATCCTTTCTTGTTACCTTCTTTTTATCAACTGTATAATTCCCATATTCACAAAACCACTGGTCTGAGTCTTTATTGTATTTGTATCTGTTTTCGTCCACCCGATAAACTGTTTCACTTACAGGAATAATTGCTTCCACATGATCTCTTTCCAATATTTCAAGAATCGGTTTTCTGAAATATCCTTTATCCCCATAGGCTCCTTTGATATTTATCCCACACTCCTTTGTCTTAGTGTATAGCTCTTCATATCCACTTCCATCTACATAAGCCCCATCGTGGGCATCAACTGCAGTAATTATTCTTTCTTCAGGAAGCATTGTAAACTCTACTTTATATCCGAAAAAGCTATTTGTTTTAGATTTATAGCCTACTCTGGCATCTTCATCAACTAATGACCTTATACCTTTTTGTTGAATAAATTTAGGGTCTTTCAATATCTCTTCAGCTTTATCTATCGCATTTTTTGTTTCTGGTAAGATCGATACATCAACTTCATTTTTTACTTCCGTAATAAGCTCTTCCAGATAGTTCTTCATGGTTTCTTTTGCTTGCTTATGGTCTTCTATCTCCTTGTAGTTTGGAATTTTTACGTCTATCTGCTCTGGGATTATCCCATTTTCTTCATTGAGGCTTTTAAGAATTTTTTTAGCAAGATGCTTCATAACCCTTTCAGGTACTTTCTTTGTGGTATTAGCTTCTGTATGAGTACAATCTATACTGATTCCAGTCCCCTTGATTATTCCTTTCTCTACACACTGCTTTACTACTTCTTTAATAATGTCATCCAGAGTTGCATATTTCAATCTTTGGATTCTGAATTTCGCCAGTAGACTCGGGTCAGGGAGGTCTTCTTCAGGATTTATGCCAATAAACCACATGTAGGCAAGGTTTACTGCTGCATTTTCTATAATCTGAATGTCCGAAAGGTTGTACATGTATTGTAGAATCAGTAATTTTGCCATCATCTCAGGCTCTTTTGCAGGTCTTCCATAATATTTGCAGTAGGAATCTTCTAATATTTTATTGATGAAACTGAAATTTACTGCATTATTTATTCGTTTAAGTATATGATTTTCTGGAATTTTGTTATATAATATTGAATACAAACTTAATTGCTTAGGTTCATTCTTAAGCATCAAGAAACCCCCTTGTAGATAATGTTTGCGTCACATTCATTATATCATACAAAGGGGTTTTTTGATAGGCTTGTATAGTATTTTATTGCATTATTTACAATATTTATTTAAAGTTTTTCAGTGGTTTCGGACGGTTCCTGTGCTTCTTCTTTAAAACTTAATAAATTGAAGGAAAAAACAATTTTAATGTACCATGGTTTCCATCCAAACGGTATTCATTATACAACTAAAAAATTAAAATGATTAACAAAAAGGTATATAATGCGATTTTCGGCATTTCAATTTTCAAAATTACATTAGATCCCTAAGTAATATCAATGACTCTAAAGCTATGCTATCAGCGGCCTTACACTCATCAATCAAGAATGCGATTTTTTGTCTTATCTCGGGTTTTGCAAAATTCTGCATTTGCTGTTCATTGCGGGCATATCCACCCAAAATATCTGCCATTTTCCATATGTTTGATACTATCTTAGAGAATTGCTCTTCAGCACACTTGCATAAATCCTTAAATCCGGGAAACTCCTCAGATATTTTTTTTATAAATATAGCTGCATTACGTCGGCCATCAATAAGACAATCCATTGCATCTCCCTGGCACATAAGGCGTTCGGCTAAAATTGGCAAAATTGCATTCTGGGGGAAATCAGATTCGCTTAATACAGCTTTTTTCCAAGCATCATAAGCTACTATGCCTTTAGCAAAAGCTTTACCTGGCTTTAAGTCCAATCTCCCTGTCATTACTTTAATAGCATTTTCTATAATTGCTTTATTAGTTATTTGTGGTTTGCGTTTTTCACCAATAGAAATTACAGCTATAGTATCATTGTTTTCCCACCATTTATTTGAAATGAAGTATCCTGATTCATCGATTTTAACATCAGTAGCGAATTCTGCAGCATCCTGAAAAAAGTTCCAACCCAACAGGATTTTACCACTTTCTCTATAGCCTGTTATAATACAGGCTTCTGGTGGACCAACTATGCCAAGTGCTATACATGGGGAACCTTTGTCAATTTGATTCTTAATAAAGTTGATAAAATCATTTTTATTATCTGAATTGTTATTGCTGTTAAATCTTACATCACATGATGTGTTTGTCCTGGTTATTATCCGGAACTCACGACCTAATGCTTCAACACCTAATCTGTAAATTTCTTCTGGATTATCAAATGTATGAATAACATCAACATTCCCACCATTCCACGAAGTCGTATCCCATGTTAGACGAAAAGCTGCTCCTGTAGATGCCATCAAAAAATCTATACTTACATCTTGACCAAGATAGTTTGCACAGCTTTTCACACACATTGGATATGGTGTACATCCGTCTGAGCCATATTCAACTTTAGAAATTCCATATAGTATAACACTGGTTTCACTTTTATTCATGAGTATCATCCTCTCTTTTCATTGAATTTAGTAGCCCAACGCCAAACACGCAGGCACAGAGCTTTATTCTGCCTACAGTTGGACGCTTTTTTCTGAACTCAGATGGTGTTAGCCCAGTGATTCGCTTAAATGCACGCGTAAAAGTATCATGATTAGCAAACCCGTATTTAGTAGCGACGCTTATTACACTTTGGCTGTTATGCAGGATTTCATATGCTGCATTGGAAATTTTTCGAGTAAGTATATACTTTGAAAGAGTTATACCAGTTTTCATAACAAAAATATCCCGTATATGTGCTATTGAAAAGCCTGTGGCTCTTTCTAACTCTTTATAGTTGATTTTTTCATGTATTCTATTTTCTATGTAAATGATAATACAGCTAACAGTCAGAAAGTAATCCATAATCACCGCCATGATTTTCCTTCGCAAAGTATATTTAGTATATCATAACAGAAGAAATATTCTCGACTTTTTTACGGGAATTGATATTATCAAAGGCTGACCTAAACATATTACCAGCATTAAGGCCAATAATCTTTTTATGCAAACATTTCTCAATAAATTTACCACACCATACAATAGTATAGTTTGTTTACACTTGTCCAAAATTATATATAGTATTTGATTAACTAAGGTTTGGAATACATTACAACAACTATAGACAAATATAAACGTATTCTTTTTAGTACTTATTATTTTGAAGAAGTAGACAATAAATAAACTTTATTAGGCTACAAGAAACATAGTTCATAAACTTATTAGTTGCATACTTCAAAACATGCAATTGCTATAATTAGCCTGAAAGACATATGCAGCATATTCAATGTTTACTATGTGTGTAAAATATTGTATAATTATACCATTAAATGCAATTCTTTGGGGGTTATGTATTAGATGAATACTTCAATATGGTCTGTGTTATTTGTTACAGTACCAGAACAAGCATTAATGCTTATAACCTGTTTATTAGTGGCAGGCTACAAAGATGTTTTTAGTTTGAGAGTGGAAAAAAATATCGTTAAATTACTCGGAACTGTAATACTTATGGTTATAAGTTCCATTTTATGTTTACGTTTTATAGATAACTCGAATACAACAAAATCAATTGCTTTGGGAATTATGTTTTTAATGATAATCTATACTGTATTTAGATATAGCTTCTTCAAGTGTTTAGGTGGACTATTAGTTTCATCTATTATTGTAATCATTGGAGAAGCGATATCATATAGTATAATACTTAGCATTTTAAACATAACAAGTATTGATGTGTACAATTTTAGTACTTTTTCAATGGTGCTTATTTCATCCCCAACTCGTATCCTTCAGTTAGTATTCTTGTATTTTTTACTTCACTCAAAAAAAATAAAAATAGAAATTAATAAACCTTCCAAAAATGAAATAGTGTTGTTATCTTTTTGTATAGCGATTATTATTATGAATATGTATCAGATTGAGCACTTCATTACAATATCAAGAACAAAAGAGGATACACTTTTGATGTTTATGAATGCTATTTGTACTACAGGGTTTTCGTTATTTTGCTTAATGAAGCTGACTAGTATGGAAAAAAAGATGGTTTACCAGCACCTTATGCACGACTTTGATTTGCATAGAATAAAACAGCTTATTGAAGAGGGTAGGACTGACTATGCCGCCGAATTGATTGATTTAACATTAAAAGCTCAGAATAGTACAAATTATGATTGAAAGGTTGGGATAACCAATGAAAATTAAAGCTTTGAAAGCATTGGGAGCTATTGCAGCGCTGTTATCAGTTGCATCAGCAGGTTTCCCCAGTTTTTGGATTCTCTATCAACCACGTGTACCTAAATGCTTAAGAAAGTAAAATAATAGATTATCCTACCCTCTTCAAATAAATTGTTAACTAGGAACGTCACCTAAACAAATAACGAGGCTACTTTATATACTGCAATTGCTTTAAAATATTTTAAAAGCCTAATGCCCTAAAGTATTAATTTGTCAAGATATTAATTGCACAATCAAGTATTTTGGTTTATGTCTACAAAAACGCAAACTGATTATTAGTAAGTTTTTTTACTATTCTCAGTCACTTTAGTGCTGCATTGGGTACAATCCCATTCATTACACAGTTCAACATATCTTAACGGCTTTCATAGCCTTTATCTGCCACAGCTTCAATCTTCTCTACCTAATGAGTTTCCTTCGCACTCCGAGCTACTTCTTTTAACAGTCCTTGGTCAGTGTTGTGATTGATTACTTCATATTCTGCAATCAGATGATTCCCTTTATATACCGCTTAACTGTCTGTGAATTTGCACTATTCAATGTAGTTAAGCATATTATGTAAATAAATGGTAATAAGTCTGAATTTTTTTCTTATTTGCCCATGTACAGTGATTAACTTGGAAAGGGGGCTTTAAAATGGCGAATTTGTTGGATTATGTGGGTGCCGACTCCAGAGTGGGACAAAAGAATAATATATGGGCTCTCTTTCTTTTTTTCTTTTATAATGCAGGGGAGGGAACCTTCAGCGAACTAAGTCCAAGCAGGATCACTTTTTCAGGAAACACCACCTCACTGGGCAGAACAGAGCCTTTCAACTTACAGGTGGAGCTCTTGAGTAATACGCGGTGCAATGTAATATTTCAAGGTGCCGCTAGAAATATACCTTACCGGATACAAGACAATACTTTTTATGCCGATCTTTCAACCGATGCCTTGTTTATCATGTCAAGATACAATAACTCGGAAACATTTGTCAGTGTATCTGTGCTAACTGGAGACGGGGGAGCAACATCTACCACATATCACATACAACCAGTATAAGGGGTGTAATTGTGAAGAGTATTTACCAAGAAGTAGTGGCGACTATGAGAAATTTAGGAAAATACTATTACACTTTTGAAATACAGACCGAGAACGACTGGGGTGGAGATATGAATAGGTCCAGGAAAGGAAAATATCGGGAGGAGTTCTATGGGGATTACAAAGTAGATTTTACCAATAGAACTGCGTATATAACTTTAAACAGCAATGATAAGCGGTTTTTGAATCAAGAAACATACTATAATGACCGAAAGGTATACTTCGGACAAGAGGGCAGAAGGTGGGATATTCTCAAATTTAGCAAAGAAGAGTATAATAATCTGTTTGAACAGAATGGGAAGCTCTCACTTTTTGCTTTCGGTAGCTATGACGCAAGCAGAATGACTACTCAATACGAGGGTGAGAATATAGTTTTGGACAATATATATATGCCAAAGTTTGATTTTAAAAAAAAGGTATACAACCTTGAAGCATTTAAAATTAGAATGAAATCAGATATATTAACAAATTTGATAAAAATTATAATCTTCGACGGGGACAATCGGTACGGCTATTCAGGCCGTATCAGATACAGATACAAATTGGCTGCTGTAAATGACCTGGTACATATCGAGGAACCATTCTAGCTATATAAGCGTTGGAGCATATTCAAGTCTGCTCCAGGAGTTTTTCAAATTTTCATCCGAACTCCGCAAAATTATCTTCTATCTTTATGCCAGTGTCTTCATAATAAGTTGGCAGTACTCCGGAGGATATGCATTTTTGTATATCCTCCAGTTTATAAACCGGAATCGCCGTCCGGATGTGCCGGAATATGCACATATTAAGCAAATTAAGATAAGAGACAAAAGTTCGATGGCGTGTTTATTGGTTTTCACAAAGGATATTTGTATTAGTGATCATGGCCTTCCTCGTCAGCTTCAGCATTTGCTCTCGTAGCATGGACCGGACCATATGGATGCTGGGGTGGTGCATAAATATAGTACAGCTTAAGCGGTCTATTACCTGTATTAATTAGATTATGCCATTTGCCGGCAGGGATGATTGAAAGCATAGTTATCGCGTACATTTGCTTGAAAATCCGACATATCTTTCCTATCGCCCATTTTAATAAGCCCGTGTGCTTTGATTTGTTAGAATTATATAAATTCTTATCGTAAGAAACAGCAAGATGATTGCTTAGTTGCAATTGAAAGAATTTCGATTATTGTTTTTTTGAGATGCTGCATTGACATTCCATGGAATTAGGAATATAATATTTTCAGTATATTAGAAAAAACTAATATACTGAAAATAGGGAGATAATCAAGATAAAGGATTTAATTGAACAAAAGATTGGCGAGTAGCCTACTAGGATGGAGAATTACTTATGTCAAACATGGGGAATCAGCTTGTTTCAAATATTTTTAAGGCATTATCGCATCCTACAAGACTTCAGATTGTCAGGCTTCTAAAAGAGAAGCCGTTGTGTGTCTGTGATATATTGCCGCAGTTGGAATCGGAGCAGTCTAATACATCACAGCACCTATCGGTGCTGAAGAATCAGGGCATTGTTGACAGCAAAAAAGACGGACTTATGGTTATATACCGCATAAAGAGCCCTGAAGTGTACCAAATGATAGATATTGCAGAAGCTATCATATTAAGGCAGATAGAGGAAACAAAATCATCCTTGGAAAAGAACAAGTAAGTTATTTGAGAGGGGTTAAAGGGAGATGGTTTTTTGTTTGTATTTGAATGGCTAAACAATCAATTGTTTAAAATGGAATGGCTGTACAGTCTGATCAGGCTTTTGGTGGAAAAGGTGTTTGGGTTGAGTATCCAGGATAGATTGGGTGGAAGCATACATTTCTTTGTTTATGACGTAATAAAGATATTTATTTTACTTTCAATATTGATTTTTGTGATTTCATATGTACAAAGCTTTTTCCCTCCTGAAAGGACAAGGAAGATATTAGGCCGGTACAATGGAATATCTGCAAATGTATTAGGCGCACTGCTTGGAACTGTTACACCCTTTTGCTCATGCTCCTCCATTCCCTTGTTTATTGGATTTACAAGCGCGGGGCTGCCCATAGGGGTTACGTTTTCATTTTTGATATCCTCACCGCTTGTGGATTTGGCTTCTGTGATACTTCTTGCAAGCATATTCAACTGGAAAATCGCCATAGCTTACGTAATTGTAGGCATTATACTGGCTGTTATCGGAGGCTCTGTTATCAGCAGATTAAAGCTTGAAAAATACGTGGAGCCGTTTGTTTTTAGTAACAAGGTCCTGGAAGCAGAGAGAGATGAGTTGACTGTCCGCGATAGAATGGACTTTTCCAAAGAGCAGGTACTCAGTATAATCAAGAAGGTTTGGATGTATATCTTGATTGGTGTTGGAATAGGTGCCGCCATCCACAACTGGATTCCCGAGTCTGTTATCTCTGCAGTACTTGGTCAGGACAAATGGTACTCCGTTTTACTGGCAACCATCGTTGGTGTTCCAATGTATGCGGATATCTTTGGAACACTGCCTATCGCTGAAGCATTGGTTTTAAAGGGTGTGGGAATTGGTACGGCATTATCCTTTATGATGGCTGTTACTGCACTTTCGCTTCCATCTATGATCATGCTGAAGAATGTGGTTAAGACTAAGCTTTTAGTTATCTTTGCGGGTATTGTTACCTTGGGAATAATCATTATTGGATATATATTTAATGCTTTTGGATACATATTAATATAATTTTAAGGAGAAATTTGCTATGGTAATCAAGGTTTTAGGTTCTGGATGTAAAAACTGTGTGACATTAAAGGAAAATACAGAAACAGCGCTAAAGGAATCAGGAATTGAAGCAGAGATTGTCAAGGTTACAGATTTTAAGGACATTATGGCCTACGGTGTAATGTCAACTCCGGCATTGGTAATTGATGAGAAGGTTGTTTCATTCGGAAAGGTTTTAAAGCCCAAGGACATCGTTAAAATACTCGGAACCTTTAAATAAAACTGGCTTGCTCGTGATGGAAGATTGGTCCCAATCCATAGAAGAAAAGTATGGCATGGACATGGCAAAGGTTAATCGATTTCAAGCAGCTTGGCAGTAATTCCGGGAAAAGACTGAGGAGAAATCAAACGATTGTTCATTAAATTTTTGAACTCCTTTACTATATGTTTATGCTATAATACATGACAAGTTTGATAGCTTGATATATGCATTTTCAGCTGCTTTTTTTCAAGCACTGATATGTAAATTTATTGCTTCTCATGTAAAAAATATTTGACATACTGTATAATCAATGATACAATTTGTATATTATTAATTACATACATAAGGAGTGATTAGATATGTCATATCAGGAAAAGAGAACAATCGTATCAATTATTACAGGGCTATTAATTTTTGGGGCATATTGCATATACACATATGGGAAGTGGCAGTCTGGTGTTATAGCCGCCGATGATATGAAATTCTGGGCGAGCACCATGCTTGTGTTTATCGGAATAGGTATTGCGGCAGCCATTGTTATACAAATTGTATTTCACATTCTGCTTTCCATTGCGATTACCATAAAGGAAAGCGTTATGAATGGCAAGTGTGATGACAAAGAAATTGAAAAAACAATTGGGGCTGAAATGGTTACAGATGAAATGGACAAATTGATTGAACTTAATTCGATGAGAATTGCCTTTGTTGTTGTCGGTATAGGATTTGTTGCAGCTCTCTTCTCGCAGATATTCAGCTATTCTATTGCAGTCATGCTAAACATTATGTATTTATCCTTCTACGCAGGGTCACTGCTTGAAGGATTCGTTCAGCTATACTTTTACAGAAGGGGAATAAAAAATGGCTAAGAAATTTGAAATTACAAATAACATACGAAGACTACGTTTCTTTGCCAATGAAATGACACAACAGCAGCTTGCCGAAAAAGTTGGGGCATCAAGACAAACCATAGTGGCAATAGAGGCTGGAAAATATTCTCCCTCATTGGAACTCGCTTTCCGTATCGCTGATGCCTTTGATGTTAAAATCGGGGAAGTGTTTGAGTGCGAAGTGAAGGAGGGCTAAACAGTGAAAGCAGTAGTATATGATAAAAGAAATTCTACCAACACCCTTGTGTACCAGGAGGTAGAAAAGCCAATACCGAATGATAATGAAGTTTTAGTAAAAATCTTTGCTTCATCGATAAATGCTGCCGATTACCGCTCAATGAAGATGGGGATCATTCCGAAACAGAAAATCTTTGGAGCTGATATTGCTGGACGTATTGAGGCGCTTGGGAAAAACACGAATAAGTTTAGAATCGGAGAAGAAGTGCTTGGAGATATTTCAAATTTTGGTTTTGGAGGTTTTGCCGAATATGTTGCTGTCCCTGAAAGTGCATTGGTTTTGAAACCGGCCAATGTTTCGTTCGTAACAGCTGCCGCGATTCCAATGGCTGCAGTTACAGCTCTTCAGGCTTTGCGTGATAAAGGAAACGTTCAACCGGGACACAAGATACTGATTTGTGGTGCCGGGGGCGGTGTGGGTACATTTGCGGTTCAGCTAGCCAAACACTTTGGGGCGGAAGTATCTGCAGTATGCGGCGGGGAGAATGTAAAGGTGGTACAATCTCTTGGTGCGGACCATGTGGTTAACTACAATAAGGATGACTTTACCAAAGGTAGTAAGCTTTATGATCTCGTCTTAGCTGTAAATGGAAACCATACGATTTCAGTATATAAGCGCATGTTGGCTCTAAAGGGTGTTTTTGTCCTGGTTGGAGGGGCATTGACTCAGGTTGTCAAAACAATGCTGTTTGGAACATTCATGTCAATGGGCAGCAGAAAAATGCGATTTCTTGCGGCGAAGCCGAATGTAAAGGATTTGGAATACATAATTAAGCTTGTTGAAGATGGCAAGGTCAAGCCAGTTATTGACAGGTGTTATCCGATTCATGAAACTGCAGAAGCAGTGCAGTACCTCAGCAAGGGTCATGCCAAGGGGAAAGTTGTTATAAATGTTCAGAATGATTAATAGATTAATGAAGGAGTGTATGATATGATTCCAAGCAAAAAGACGGCGAGATTAGCAGGATTTTTCTACTTACTTATGCTAGTGTTCGGTGGGTT from the Clostridia bacterium genome contains:
- a CDS encoding helix-turn-helix transcriptional regulator, encoding MAKKFEITNNIRRLRFFANEMTQQQLAEKVGASRQTIVAIEAGKYSPSLELAFRIADAFDVKIGEVFECEVKEG
- a CDS encoding NAD(P)-dependent alcohol dehydrogenase → MKAVVYDKRNSTNTLVYQEVEKPIPNDNEVLVKIFASSINAADYRSMKMGIIPKQKIFGADIAGRIEALGKNTNKFRIGEEVLGDISNFGFGGFAEYVAVPESALVLKPANVSFVTAAAIPMAAVTALQALRDKGNVQPGHKILICGAGGGVGTFAVQLAKHFGAEVSAVCGGENVKVVQSLGADHVVNYNKDDFTKGSKLYDLVLAVNGNHTISVYKRMLALKGVFVLVGGALTQVVKTMLFGTFMSMGSRKMRFLAAKPNVKDLEYIIKLVEDGKVKPVIDRCYPIHETAEAVQYLSKGHAKGKVVINVQND
- a CDS encoding metalloregulator ArsR/SmtB family transcription factor is translated as MSNMGNQLVSNIFKALSHPTRLQIVRLLKEKPLCVCDILPQLESEQSNTSQHLSVLKNQGIVDSKKDGLMVIYRIKSPEVYQMIDIAEAIILRQIEETKSSLEKNK
- a CDS encoding RNA polymerase subunit sigma-24, encoding MNKSETSVILYGISKVEYGSDGCTPYPMCVKSCANYLGQDVSIDFLMASTGAAFRLTWDTTSWNGGNVDVIHTFDNPEEIYRLGVEALGREFRIITRTNTSCDVRFNSNNNSDNKNDFINFIKNQIDKGSPCIALGIVGPPEACIITGYRESGKILLGWNFFQDAAEFATDVKIDESGYFISNKWWENNDTIAVISIGEKRKPQITNKAIIENAIKVMTGRLDLKPGKAFAKGIVAYDAWKKAVLSESDFPQNAILPILAERLMCQGDAMDCLIDGRRNAAIFIKKISEEFPGFKDLCKCAEEQFSKIVSNIWKMADILGGYARNEQQMQNFAKPEIRQKIAFLIDECKAADSIALESLILLRDLM
- a CDS encoding IS1182 family transposase; translated protein: MLKNEPKQLSLYSILYNKIPENHILKRINNAVNFSFINKILEDSYCKYYGRPAKEPEMMAKLLILQYMYNLSDIQIIENAAVNLAYMWFIGINPEEDLPDPSLLAKFRIQRLKYATLDDIIKEVVKQCVEKGIIKGTGISIDCTHTEANTTKKVPERVMKHLAKKILKSLNEENGIIPEQIDVKIPNYKEIEDHKQAKETMKNYLEELITEVKNEVDVSILPETKNAIDKAEEILKDPKFIQQKGIRSLVDEDARVGYKSKTNSFFGYKVEFTMLPEERIITAVDAHDGAYVDGSGYEELYTKTKECGINIKGAYGDKGYFRKPILEILERDHVEAIIPVSETVYRVDENRYKYNKDSDQWFCEYGNYTVDKKKVTRKDGRQFLEYKFEKEACRNCPNRKNCINGSNIANKLLLGLNTPEFYEYSQRAKMPGFLEKYKKRASHEWKNGEMKRFHGMDRARGYGLRSMRTQAKLTALAVNLKRIASLLPSRFNVIYYCMVKISNISVKGKIYWLKVI
- a CDS encoding permease — translated: MFVFEWLNNQLFKMEWLYSLIRLLVEKVFGLSIQDRLGGSIHFFVYDVIKIFILLSILIFVISYVQSFFPPERTRKILGRYNGISANVLGALLGTVTPFCSCSSIPLFIGFTSAGLPIGVTFSFLISSPLVDLASVILLASIFNWKIAIAYVIVGIILAVIGGSVISRLKLEKYVEPFVFSNKVLEAERDELTVRDRMDFSKEQVLSIIKKVWMYILIGVGIGAAIHNWIPESVISAVLGQDKWYSVLLATIVGVPMYADIFGTLPIAEALVLKGVGIGTALSFMMAVTALSLPSMIMLKNVVKTKLLVIFAGIVTLGIIIIGYIFNAFGYILI
- a CDS encoding thioredoxin family protein encodes the protein MVIKVLGSGCKNCVTLKENTETALKESGIEAEIVKVTDFKDIMAYGVMSTPALVIDEKVVSFGKVLKPKDIVKILGTFK
- a CDS encoding AraC family transcriptional regulator, whose product is MAVIMDYFLTVSCIIIYIENRIHEKINYKELERATGFSIAHIRDIFVMKTGITLSKYILTRKISNAAYEILHNSQSVISVATKYGFANHDTFTRAFKRITGLTPSEFRKKRPTVGRIKLCACVFGVGLLNSMKREDDTHE